A window from Methylocystis sp. MJC1 encodes these proteins:
- the fliN gene encoding flagellar motor switch protein FliN: MRPGAPKIDTILQIPVVLQVVVGSTTLPVADLLNLGRGAVIPLDSRVGDPVEIMINGREIARGEVVVIEDDNTRFGVSLTEIRDPNLSALQQ; encoded by the coding sequence ATGCGCCCGGGCGCTCCGAAGATCGACACTATCTTGCAGATCCCCGTTGTGCTGCAAGTCGTCGTGGGCTCGACGACCCTTCCTGTGGCCGATCTTCTCAATCTCGGGCGCGGGGCGGTCATACCGCTCGACAGCCGGGTCGGGGATCCCGTCGAAATCATGATCAACGGCCGGGAAATCGCCCGCGGTGAGGTGGTCGTTATCGAGGATGATAACACGAGATTTGGCGTCTCCCTGACGGAAATCCGCGATCCCAATCTTAGTGCTCTGCAACAATAG
- a CDS encoding flagellar motor switch protein FliG — protein sequence MDSSLARLPSRPLAGAEKVAAILLALDRDVAQRLLKHFDQVELRRIAKVAASLGTVPAAVMEQLIEDLIGQLSMDGADLMGTLGQAEALLMGVVPEEQVAEIMSEVLGKSNEHFWRRLSTIPETTLAEYFSKEHPQTIAAVASKVDPAVAAKFLALLPSSVRNDVMRRMLTSGPISDSALRLLEAALQDDLMGAGASSSSTGASRKVAAIVNQMDSNQIEEILQAVAETEPAIAEDLKGMLFTFEDIPSLSPRARAILLDQVPTDRLIIALRGANESLRSAILPSLSARMRRMVEAELTAGDPPPRREIIKAQRAIAETVLKLSESGVVDLRESAA from the coding sequence ATGGATAGCTCTCTCGCGAGGCTTCCCTCGAGACCGCTGGCGGGCGCGGAAAAAGTCGCGGCGATTTTGCTCGCGCTCGATCGCGACGTTGCGCAGCGGCTGCTCAAGCATTTCGACCAAGTCGAGCTGAGGCGAATCGCCAAAGTCGCTGCGAGTCTCGGCACCGTGCCCGCGGCGGTAATGGAGCAGCTTATCGAGGATTTGATTGGGCAGCTTTCCATGGATGGGGCGGATCTGATGGGCACGCTGGGGCAGGCCGAGGCCTTGCTGATGGGCGTCGTGCCGGAGGAGCAGGTGGCCGAGATCATGTCGGAGGTGCTCGGCAAGTCGAACGAGCACTTCTGGCGGCGGCTCTCCACAATCCCGGAGACGACTCTCGCAGAGTATTTTTCCAAGGAGCATCCGCAGACCATCGCGGCCGTCGCGTCAAAGGTCGATCCGGCGGTCGCCGCAAAGTTCTTGGCGCTTTTGCCGAGCTCGGTTCGCAACGACGTGATGCGCCGAATGCTCACGTCGGGACCGATCTCCGATTCCGCTCTGCGTTTGCTGGAGGCGGCGCTGCAAGACGATCTGATGGGCGCCGGCGCCTCGAGCTCCTCGACTGGGGCGAGCAGAAAGGTCGCCGCCATCGTCAACCAGATGGACAGCAATCAGATCGAGGAGATATTGCAGGCGGTCGCGGAAACCGAGCCGGCGATCGCCGAAGATCTGAAGGGGATGCTGTTCACCTTCGAGGATATTCCGTCGCTGAGCCCTCGTGCGCGCGCCATTTTGCTGGATCAAGTTCCGACGGATCGTCTGATTATCGCACTACGCGGGGCGAACGAAAGCTTGCGCAGCGCCATACTTCCATCCTTGTCCGCACGCATGCGGCGCATGGTCGAGGCCGAGCTTACAGCCGGCGATCCGCCGCCGCGGCGAGAGATTATCAAGGCGCAGCGCGCCATTGCGGAAACGGTGCTGAAACTGTCCGAGTCTGGGGTCGTCGACTTGCGCGAAAGCGCCGCGTAA